The Ananas comosus cultivar F153 unplaced genomic scaffold, ASM154086v1, whole genome shotgun sequence genome includes a window with the following:
- the LOC109705918 gene encoding proline-rich receptor-like protein kinase PERK9: protein MDPSPRSQLAAAGLPPARPVPSHAGQPPQTPWATGRRLPPANVPPPLVQAVQGEPKFPRPPLRRRPPRAPPLPSSGLQLLLQLERYYPPPQHATGSTEPEPGVFKTRRRLIFSPPAAACPCRPSARPPSASSGLRLSTAAPARPHRRRATRARMGTSQTRLAPTGVPRFAAAAGCPGRSRPPLLRPPKFLPPRMVELAGAVLPFL from the coding sequence ATGGATCCATCACCTCGATCCCAACTAGCGGCCGCCGGCCTGCCGCCCGCCAGGCCGGTCCCCTCCCACGCCGGCCAACCACCCCAGACCCCGTGGGCGACCGGCCGCCGCCTTCCACCGGCCAACGTGCCGCCGCCTCTAGTTCAGGCGGTTCAAGGAGAGCCCAAGTTCCCGCGGCCGCCACTTCGCCGCCGGCCTCCTCGGGCCCCGCCGCTACCAAGCAGCGGCCTCCAGCTCCTCCTCCAACTTGAGCGCTATTACCCGCCGCCGCAGCACGCCACCGGCTCCACCGAGCCGGAGCCGGGCGTGTTCAAGACCCGCCGACGTCTCATCTtctcgccgccggccgccgcgtGCCCCTGCCGCCCCTCCGCGCGCCCTCCATCGGCCTCCAGCGGCCTCCGACTCTCTACTGCCGCGCCGGCTAGACCTCACCGCCGCCGCGCGACCAGAGCTCGGATGGGCACGAGCCAGACCCGACTGGCTCCCACCGGCGTCCCTCGTTTTGCCGCAGCCGCCGGGTGCCCTGGCCGCTCCCGGCCGCCACTGCTGCGGCCCCCCAAGTTCCTTCCACCACGAATGGTAGAACTCGCCGGTGCCGTACTCCCCTTTCTCTAG